DNA from Salvelinus alpinus chromosome 17, SLU_Salpinus.1, whole genome shotgun sequence:
TCACTAATATTAATTTAAGTCAACTTCTGTAATCCAAATTACATTACCCGATCCGTTTAGGTAAAGagtcatatatatattttttaaatcacttaTGTCCACATTTTCAAAAAAGTTGCTAAAGCAAGGCCACTCACAGAGCCACAAGAATGAGATCAAATTTAATATTTGTGTAATGATACTTTATCCCAAATTGTGTCAGTACTTACCCCTGATGGCAGGCATGACTTACTTATTTGaagtaaaaagaaaaaaacaataccaTAAGCATACATAACAGAATAAAATGACATGATATCTGAAAGGTATGGCCTATGACTTGTTAGGGTGTTCTACGACAAGCTAGATCAAGGATAAGGTATTAAGCAAGCGACAAAAACACATTTGAATCTAAATGGAAAGGAGAGTGAAGTGCTGAAGCTATTAGACAGTCTTTTACAGGAGTCAAGTGCATTAATCTTCCTTTAGCCTTTTCCTCCATGTTCCCGAGATAGGAGTCAACCTgcagagagggacagggatagTTCTGTGGTTAACAGGAGAGATGTGACAGAGGGGATTATGGGAGATGAGCACCAAAGCTTGTTACACACATTCTAATGAGCTCTTAAGCTCTTACCACTGTAATCTACTCTGTAGTTAAACACCAACAGTGGAGCGCAATTATTGTAGACGATTTTTTGTAGAATTCTCTCACCCTGAAAATCTGAGTGGAATTAAACACGTAACAAGTGCACGCACACAGGCTTCACTCCAGGCCCATCAGCTCCACATCAAAGATTAGTGTAGAGTTGGGTGGGATGATGCCAGGGTGCCCTTTGCTGCCATAAGCAAAGTCCGGCGTGCAGGTCAGGGTCGCCCTCTGGCCCACGCTCATCTGAAACAAAATATGTCAGATTTGGAAGATGTCATTCAATAACATAACCCTCCCATTGTGTCCTGACAAATCACTCCTAAACCCATTTTTTTGATTTCCTAAATGAATGAAACAAATGGTTTAATCATTATATTTAAGTCATttaagcagacactcttatccagagtggctCACGACTTACAGTGAGCGCATAcatttttcgtactggtcccccgtggtaTTGAACCCTGCATTACAAACGCCATGCTCTACGAACTGGGCCACACACCCAGGAGAACCTTACCTGGCCAACCCCCTCCTCCCAGCCACGGATCACCTCCTGCTTGCCTATCTTGAACTTGAAAGGCTTGCCTCTGTCCCGGGATGAGTCAAACTTGGTTCCATCAGTCAGTGAGCCTGCGTGCAATAGATTATTGCGAGAAAGTCATAGATCTgtgtagctaacgttaactgcATTTTTGTCCCCTCACAAATACTGTAGCTAGTTACCGTTTGATAGCATCCATATCAAAATCCCCTGGATAAATAAACATCCACAGTAAACTAATAAAGCTATTGAACAATGGAAAGTTGGCTAACACCCGTCTTAATAATGAATTATCACTGGTTTTCAGCAGAAAACTGGCAAGCTATGagctagtgttagctagctagtttagttaGGGTGTGTAGGTAGCCATtatagctaactaactagctaccCGTCGTAGAAAAACGACTTACTTTTAATTAGATAAGAAAATGGTGTGGCAATTGTTACGTAGTTTATCAGACTATATCAGCTTTGCAGATTAGATTTTCCAACAAATACCACAACACTTATATTGTTGCCGACGCAAGTAGACAActgacattagctagctaagctaTCCAGCTAGCTAGCTCGCTGACTTACCGACATAATGCACAACGCATGTCTGCCCTTTTTTGGGAAATGTCTGGCCTAAAAGATTGAAGAAAGGGTGAGAATTAGCCAGGCAGTATGTAAACATATTTATATTTAGAATTTAGTTATATCCACTAAACCAATTTAATCATATTTGCTGTTTGTTCCATACCATCACCCGGGGTTATGGTCTCGATTTCTACTCCCATTTTCGCTCTCCGACGCACAAAAATGCAAGCGGAACTGGAAGTCcaagggtgtaatcattagtccaaacagtttcaAAACGTTCAGTTTCGCAACTAAAACGGGAGTTTCTATTCGGTATATTCAGGTAGATCCCGCCCCCTTTTGTTCTGTTTTtcagaaacgttttgcaacagaattaaTGTAATGAATATGCCCCATTGCATTGAAGACAAGGGGGAGGGCAACCGCAATTAATGGGCCAATGCCAGTTATGATGAGAAGTAATGCCTAATCGTTCATATCCTCCTGAGACAATTCCTTTTTGTCCTTCTCTAGTGGACATCAGTTTTTGGTCCGTATCTCATACAAGCTACTGTATTAAGTGCTGTTGTCCTCCTGAGTGGACAGTCTGGGCTTTTCAATTCTATCATGTGTGGGGTGTGACCTTGACAACTTCATCTTCCTGGTTCTTAAACAAAAATGGCTGCCATCAATTAGCACATTTATGGACATTTTAAAATAAGTGTGTATGTATTAATTATTTTTGTGAGCTTGGTGTTCCAATTGTTTCTAGTAAGTATATATCTCAGGAAAAGTTACGTGAGTTGTCAGGACTGTGTAATAATTCTTTCACATTAACCAGttcgtcaatctaagtaacataataaaaaaatccccatcaaaatcagtcaatttaaactagagatatcagtTTTGAACTGATAAGTACAGTATTATGaccacactatggaaaggggagactctcaagAGCACAAGTGTCATGGGatatctgaaggtaacccattcAAACGAATGGaaatatggaggtagttttgtgcccccCCAAAATAAGGGGTTGAatatgtgttatatatatatatatatacatacatacatacatgtacacacacacatatatatatacacatgtatacatatacacacacatatatatatacacatatatatatacacatatatatatatacacacacacagtgccagacAAAAGttgggacacctactcattcaagggtttttctttatttgtactatttgctacattgtagaataatagtgaagacatcaaaactatgaaataacacatatggaatcatgtagtaaccaaaatcaaaatatattttacagtccctacagtccctggttcgaatccagtctgtatcacatccgtccgtgattgggcgtcccatagggtggcacacaattggcccagcgtcatccgggtttggccggcattgtaaataagaatttgttcttaactgacttgcctagataagtAAAGGctaaattaaataaaaaggtgGTTGGCGTCTTGACTGACGACTGCGTGTTGATCCTATCTCCTCTATCAGTTGAAGGGAAAACAAGAACAGTTAGTGGCCTAGGGCTACACATATTTAATGTCATGCAAATACAAAACATCAATAAGAGAGGAAGTGTGCGGCAGGATGTTTGAGAAGAAGCATAAACTCAGGTATGTGTAAGTGAAGGTGTGAGGCAGTATGTTGGATTTAGACAGGAAGCTATTGTCAGAGTAGGAGCACTAAAGCAGCCTCTTAGGAGAGCCAAGAGTGTGCATGACTCACTCTCTGCCTTGCTCTCTCTGGAGCTGGAGGCGTTGTTCCTTGTTGATGGTGTACAGGTGGAAGAAGACCAGCCCTACCTGCAGCAGGGTGATGGGCACAGGGGCAAACAGTACAATCAGGGCAGTCATCACGTCCTCACTTTGTCTACAGGCAACTGCACAGTACACTCTttaacctaaaatggttcttcagctgtccccataagagaaccctttgaagaaccctttctggttccaggtagaacccttttgggttccatgaagaaccctttCCCCAAAAGGGTTCTAATAGAAACCATAAAGGGGTTGTACCCCGAACCAAAACAGttttttcctatggggacagttgaagaacctttttggaaccctttttttcctAATAGTGTACCCCACAAAGCTGCAGTACAAACAAGCATAAATACAAACAGAAAATATACACACGCATGCATGAACACATAACATAAATTGAGTGATAGAAACATGAAATCAGATTTGACATaatgaggagagaaagggagaggaggagtaggtggATGTATGACTCAATGTTAGTCATGGTTGAGATTCCAACAGACAGGCCTCCCCTAGCTTACTGCAGAAGGCATAGCAGTAGAAAAAAACAGTTGCTCCAGGTCCTTGCAGCAGGGTTTTTTCACAGCTAAGTCATCTACCACATCCGGGAGCATGGACCTACATGAATAATAAGAGACTGGTTCGCAAATCAGACCACACGCAGATTATGCAACAAGCACTGTCTGGTGAATTCGATTGAAGTGTAAACTGGCCAAGTGTCAAATCAGCATATATCAGCATATTAGAATATTCAACACTTGACAGGCTGTCATGGGGGTTTATTAATGAATCATCAAGTCAGCATTTTGTGTGTGTTGAGTGTCATTCAGAgtgacagaggcagagacagaactggagcagagtagagtagagagcagagagacagcccAAAGCCAGAGTCGTGGCCTTCTAACTGCAGACTCGCCAAGGCAGCAGGGACACGGTTGCCAAGCTGAATCCTAGCATCAAACACATAGCCACGAAGACTGGCAGTAAATACgaagaaaaaaaacatcacaCATACAGTAAGTGAAGACTATTATTACTGTGAGCATAAACTTGTCATAAAGGGAGAAACAATGTTGTGCTCACAGACCAATGGAGATTGTAATCTATTTCCAAGCCCATACCAGAGATGCCTGTAACAGTGAAACAGCTATAGTTGCTGCAATCTGTTAGGACAAACAAACAACCATCCcagatattaaacactaacaagaGAATGTCTTGTGGCTATAGTTTTTGCCCTTTAATAAGGAATAAGTGGTTAGCTTGCAGAGACGAATACCAGCTACACATAAATATATCAAATCATAAAGAGTATGATATGCCAGATTGGATAAGAAATGTGTTCTGTCATCTGTGTATTGAGCCAATCAAACCGTCCTTTTGTGGCCAAGAGGGTGTGGGGTGTGTGATACAACTATGTGTGACATTGACAGAACTGTGTGTAGCAACAAGCAATGTCTTACCAGCAGAGACGGAAGGGGCTGGAACTGGGACCCAAACCCAGCTGCATGGGTACAGAACAGTGCAAAGTTCCCCAAAGACATCTAAGGGACAAATGTGCATTAGTTGATTCAAGATTTATGAATTTTTTGTTGATCAATTTGAATGCAGTCCAGGCAAGGATTTATCTAGAAGGCAAGTGCAGCAAAGAGGAAGCCAAGGACCAGTTGTTGGTTAGGAACATGGCACACTAGCATCTTTAGAGTGGAGAGATaggacacacacactctatcCACACTAGAGAGGGGAGCTGGAGACAAAATCAGAGGTGTTTGGTATTGTAGAAAACTGAAGAAAATACTTACTTACCGTGACTAAGTTACTTTAGTTCCAAGCCTATCCATTATTTAGCCACCTCCCAGCTCTAGATTCTTGAACACGTTCTACTGAACCTTGACCTCCCATGTGCTTTGCTCTAGCAGTTCTAAACTGACCACACTCTAACCCTAATTCCATTGTTCTGACCGTTGACTCACTCCGCTGCTCTTTCACCCCCAGGAAAAGGACAAGGCAGCAGAGGAAGAACAGCCCACCCATGACCAGCACTGAGGTCAGGAAACCCTTACAACAGGGAAAAATACACAATACCTCACAGATAAACAAGGCTACACAAACACAAGTCCTTCACATGTATGCATAAAACGCACAGGCCTATGGgtaaacaaacaagacaaactcaTGTCCTTGAAATGCATGCtcccacgtgcacacacacacaagaatggcCTTTGTTAGTTGTGCTAAGGACAGTTAATTAGTGTAATACGATATCCCTGGAATTATAGGTAAGTTCACTTCCACAGACAAAGAAATGCTGCTAAACCAACATAGTAGGAGAGCGGTATATCCTTCAGTGCTGGGTTAGGCTAGGGTTTGAGACTGGGAAACAGTTACTTGCACCATGCCCTGCCTGCAGTGTGTTTCAGAGGGGAAGTAGAACCATGGTCTGTAGTACCGGTTTGTGGTGAAGGGGTGTTGTGAGGCAGCTCCTGGCTCTGGTCCAACTGCTGACATGCCCCGGCCTTCTCTGTGTAGAATACAGCCTCAACCTGACCCTGAATCACAGAGGCCACCAGCATTGCCAGCTTCTCCACACTCATCCCtatcagagagagaaagcaagagagagagagaaggagaaacagacagaccaaGGGACAGGTGAGGCTGAAAAACTGAAATTTATAATTTTATCAATTGTTACTGTATGCAATTCATCAATACAATATGAAAAACGAGACAGTGGATATCAAGCTCTTACTGTAGGCTGTGCAGAGTCTCTGTCTCATGTTCAGCGGGTAGGCACATTAATACACTGTGTCAGGAAAGAGACAGAAACCATGGTGAAAAAAAGGGGTTTGTGATACTAACTATAGAGTCAGTCAAGAATTGCACCTTGTAACCATGGTCACACTGACACAGGAAGAGTATGGAAGGCAGTAACCATACTGATGCCCTAAGGAATGTAAATTGTACTTCTTGTTTCATACAGTCAGGTAATTCTCAAGAAAGCAACGGCAATAGCCCTGCAGAGATCAGGCTACAGCCAAGTGATTTGTTTGGGATACATACAGTAGTCATGATGATACAGAAATGGAGCAAGGCAAACAGTGGTTGAGGATGTAGAGGGTAAAGACTTAGAGATAGGGTTGGCGGGACATACTATATGTGAAGGAAGAGTAGATAACAGGCTGGATGTCATGAGGGTCTCAAACAGGCAGTTTGCTGTGAGGTACCAGGGAACACTGAAGGCTTGAGACATGAACTACAGCAGGACATAGGAGAAGACCCCAAAAGGCATGGAGACAACCACCCGGAAAAACACAAAATACAGAAAGGGATGCTCTGAGAAGGACAGCCCGAATGGATAGCACTGCTCAATTTCAATATAAACATTGAAGGCATTACTGAGATCCACTAACCATGGCATGAGTTTGCCAATGGGTGTCAAACCGCTGAGGCTcactagcctgaaggtagggatggGTCAGTTCCTCTTGAAGGATCAGAGAAACATAGAAGGCCTCAATCTGCAAAAGAGCCAGGGACAGAAAGGACTCCAGGCCAGAgagattacagacagacagacatgagacAGTggagttgactgactgactggcatgCAGGCAATGAGTAACATTACTGACCTGTAGAACATCCAGCAGGAACATCTGTAAAGCCAAGCCCATGTCAACAGTAGTAATCTGATATGGCACGCCTCCCATGGCATAGCACAGCTTCCTGGACAGAAGA
Protein-coding regions in this window:
- the LOC139542456 gene encoding peptidyl-prolyl cis-trans isomerase FKBP1A-like; amino-acid sequence: MGVEIETITPGDGQTFPKKGQTCVVHYVGSLTDGTKFDSSRDRGKPFKFKIGKQEVIRGWEEGVGQMSVGQRATLTCTPDFAYGSKGHPGIIPPNSTLIFDVELMGLE